A window of Babesia microti strain RI chromosome III, complete genome contains these coding sequences:
- a CDS encoding hypothetical protein (overlaps_old_locusTagID:BBM_III01245): MNVLSISFAFTSIISAMALKPILETNRQPYTVINVAQESDPEQFESVKRNDFEKFKLNSLISASLQNVMESQNLLNAALE, translated from the coding sequence ATGAATGTTTTATCGATATCTTTCGCTTTTACTAGCATAATAAGTGCCATGGCGCTGAAGCCCATACTAGAAACTAACAGACAACCATACACAGTAATTAATGTGGCTCAAGAATCTGATCCCGAACAATTTGAATCAGTGAAAAGGAATGATTTTGAGAAATTTAAACTAAATTCGCTAATTTCTGCGTCGTTGCAAAATGTTATGGAATCGCAAAACTTATTGAATGCGGCTCTTGAGTAA